One Peribacillus simplex NBRC 15720 = DSM 1321 genomic region harbors:
- a CDS encoding ABC transporter ATP-binding protein, producing MFRLENIRYKGILKIDDLKIPACMVTCLTGESGAGKTSLLRLLNRMDDPDSGSIYYRDQLLDKLNPIELRRKVTMLSQAPFTLPGTIEENLQIGLELTEREKKDKAELVKALETVQLQKSLDEGAENLSGGEKQRLALARLLLLKPEVYLLDEPTSALDEEAELTVMSRFLEEVKREKGTVIMITHSKQLAEICAEKRIVLKKAKEGDY from the coding sequence ATATTTAGGCTTGAAAATATAAGGTATAAAGGGATCCTGAAAATTGATGATTTGAAAATACCCGCTTGTATGGTTACTTGCCTGACTGGGGAAAGCGGCGCAGGAAAAACCTCACTGCTCCGATTATTGAACAGGATGGATGACCCGGATAGCGGTTCGATCTATTATCGGGATCAGTTGCTGGATAAATTAAACCCGATAGAGCTCCGACGTAAAGTCACAATGCTTTCTCAGGCACCGTTCACTCTACCAGGTACGATTGAAGAAAATCTTCAGATTGGCCTGGAATTGACAGAACGGGAAAAAAAGGATAAAGCCGAATTAGTTAAAGCACTTGAAACCGTCCAGTTGCAGAAGTCTTTAGACGAGGGGGCGGAGAATCTTTCTGGCGGGGAGAAACAGAGGCTGGCACTAGCGAGGTTACTTTTATTGAAACCCGAGGTGTATTTACTGGATGAGCCGACTTCAGCTCTAGATGAGGAAGCCGAGCTGACGGTCATGAGCCGTTTTTTAGAAGAAGTAAAGCGGGAAAAAGGAACCGTCATCATGATAACCCATTCAAAACAGCTTGCGGAAATATGTGCTGAGAAGAGGATCGTTCTGAAAAAGGCGAAGGAGGGAGACTATTAA
- the ptsP gene encoding phosphoenolpyruvate--protein phosphotransferase — protein MSTLISGIAASNGIAIAKAYRLTEPDLSIEKRSIEDVGAEISRFKEAIQKSTNELEIIRDKAEKDLGADKAAIFDAHLLVLADPELITPIQDKIQSENVNAEFSLNETASMFITMFEQMDNEYMQERAADIRDVTKRVLSHLLGVHIPNPSMIAEEVIIIAEDLTPSDTAQLNPAYVKGFTTDIGGRTSHSAIMARSLEIPAVVGAKSVTSSIENGDLVIIDGLKGEVHINPTPELVKRYEEEQEAYAMQKAEWAKLVHEQTVTNDGHHVELAANIGTPKDLEGVHQNGGEGIGLYRTEFLYMGRNDFPSEEEQFEAYKAVLEGMSGKPVVVRTLDIGGDKELPYLELPKEMNPFLGYRAIRLCLNEQEIFRTQLRALLRASIYGDLKIMFPMIATLAEFREAKAVLAEVRQELLDNGVQVAEKIEVGIMVEIPSTAVMADIFAKEVDFFSIGTNDLIQYTMAADRMNERVSYLYQPYNPAILRLVKMVIDAAHKEGKWAGMCGEMAGDEVAIPILIGLGLDEFSMSATSILKARSLISQLSLDEMKKLSQEVLGLDTNDNVKEAVLNALKK, from the coding sequence ATGTCCACTTTGATTAGTGGGATAGCAGCTTCAAACGGAATAGCCATCGCTAAAGCCTATCGACTGACTGAGCCAGATTTATCGATTGAAAAAAGAAGCATAGAAGATGTCGGGGCGGAAATATCCCGTTTTAAGGAAGCTATTCAAAAGTCAACAAATGAATTGGAGATAATCAGGGATAAAGCCGAAAAGGATTTAGGGGCAGATAAAGCCGCTATCTTTGATGCACACCTGCTTGTTTTGGCTGATCCGGAACTTATAACTCCAATTCAGGATAAAATACAATCGGAAAATGTCAACGCCGAGTTTTCCTTAAATGAAACCGCAAGCATGTTCATTACGATGTTTGAACAAATGGATAATGAATACATGCAGGAACGTGCAGCGGATATCCGTGATGTCACGAAACGGGTGCTGTCACATCTTTTAGGTGTTCATATTCCAAATCCGAGCATGATTGCTGAAGAAGTGATCATCATTGCGGAGGATTTGACTCCATCCGATACAGCACAGTTGAATCCGGCATATGTCAAAGGATTTACGACCGATATCGGTGGACGTACATCCCATTCAGCCATAATGGCACGTTCTTTGGAAATTCCAGCAGTCGTTGGAGCGAAGTCAGTGACCTCGTCTATCGAAAATGGTGACTTGGTCATTATTGACGGGTTAAAGGGTGAAGTACACATCAATCCTACTCCTGAACTCGTGAAACGCTATGAAGAGGAACAGGAAGCTTATGCTATGCAAAAGGCCGAATGGGCGAAACTGGTTCATGAACAAACCGTTACAAATGATGGTCATCATGTGGAATTGGCAGCCAATATTGGTACGCCGAAAGATCTGGAGGGTGTACATCAAAATGGCGGTGAAGGCATCGGGCTATATCGTACGGAATTTCTTTATATGGGCAGAAATGACTTTCCAAGTGAAGAAGAACAGTTCGAGGCATACAAAGCGGTGCTCGAAGGAATGTCAGGTAAGCCTGTAGTCGTCAGAACGCTTGATATAGGCGGAGACAAGGAGTTGCCTTATTTAGAGCTTCCTAAGGAAATGAATCCTTTCCTTGGATACCGTGCGATACGTCTTTGCTTAAATGAGCAGGAGATTTTCCGGACTCAGCTCCGTGCCCTGCTTCGTGCAAGCATTTACGGAGATTTGAAAATCATGTTCCCGATGATTGCCACACTAGCTGAATTCCGCGAAGCTAAAGCCGTCTTGGCTGAAGTTAGGCAGGAATTGCTTGATAATGGTGTTCAAGTTGCCGAAAAAATTGAAGTCGGTATCATGGTTGAAATCCCTTCAACTGCAGTGATGGCGGATATATTTGCTAAGGAAGTCGATTTCTTCAGCATAGGCACTAATGACTTGATCCAGTATACGATGGCCGCTGACCGAATGAATGAGAGAGTATCTTATTTATATCAACCATACAATCCAGCGATTTTACGCCTGGTTAAAATGGTCATAGATGCAGCTCATAAAGAAGGGAAATGGGCCGGAATGTGCGGGGAAATGGCTGGAGATGAAGTTGCCATCCCGATTTTGATCGGATTGGGCCTTGATGAATTCTCAATGAGTGCCACTTCGATTTTAAAAGCACGTTCTTTAATTAGCCAACTTTCGCTTGACGAGATGAAAAAACTATCTCAGGAAGTTTTAGGGCTGGATACGAATGATAATGTGAAAGAAGCGGTACTTAACGCATTGAAGAAGTAA
- a CDS encoding ABC transporter permease translates to MGANGIIDIEFWRLCAAYVFVVILLIIVKWRGISREKQIMLATVRMTVQLILAGYVLTYIFENPHPLLSLGFLCAMALFSIHNIFKQVSHALNKKIKRMVILSMLSGPMAALFYFNVVVIHFTPWYEPRYFIPIAGMIVGNAMTGVTLALKNLHDGISSNREKVEAMLMLGATPARAVKKYVDAAFDSAVLPTLNNMLGMGIIFLPGMMTGQILSGISPLIAIEYQIAILIGILGSVSLTVVLFIMLSFRAFFTKNAQLSI, encoded by the coding sequence ATGGGGGCGAATGGGATAATAGATATTGAGTTCTGGCGTCTTTGTGCGGCCTACGTCTTTGTAGTAATTCTGCTAATAATAGTGAAATGGCGGGGGATTTCAAGGGAAAAGCAAATCATGCTCGCTACAGTACGGATGACGGTCCAACTCATTCTCGCCGGATATGTTTTGACATATATCTTTGAAAATCCCCATCCTTTACTTTCTTTAGGATTTTTATGTGCGATGGCCCTGTTTTCTATCCATAATATTTTTAAGCAAGTGTCCCACGCGCTTAATAAGAAAATCAAAAGGATGGTTATCCTAAGTATGTTGTCAGGTCCCATGGCTGCCTTGTTTTATTTTAATGTGGTCGTGATCCATTTCACGCCATGGTATGAACCGAGGTATTTCATTCCAATTGCAGGGATGATCGTGGGGAATGCCATGACTGGAGTGACATTGGCGCTTAAAAACCTCCATGATGGGATTAGCAGTAATCGAGAAAAGGTAGAAGCGATGTTGATGCTTGGAGCGACTCCGGCGAGGGCTGTGAAGAAATATGTGGATGCTGCATTCGACTCTGCAGTGCTCCCGACTTTGAACAATATGCTCGGGATGGGGATTATCTTTCTTCCAGGAATGATGACAGGACAAATCCTGTCGGGGATAAGCCCGCTCATCGCTATTGAATACCAGATTGCGATACTAATCGGGATTCTTGGAAGTGTTTCATTAACGGTGGTCCTTTTCATTATGCTGAGTTTCAGGGCTTTTTTCACCAAAAATGCACAGCTTTCCATTTAA
- a CDS encoding phosphocarrier protein HPr, which translates to MVEKTFTVTAETGIHARPATLLVQAAGKFDSEINLAYKEKKVNLKSIMGVMSLGIGKGAEITISAEGSDENDALNTLAETLNREGLAE; encoded by the coding sequence ATGGTAGAAAAAACATTTACAGTAACTGCAGAAACAGGAATTCATGCTCGTCCGGCTACATTGCTTGTACAAGCTGCAGGAAAATTTGATTCAGAAATAAATCTTGCTTATAAAGAGAAAAAAGTGAATCTTAAGTCCATTATGGGTGTAATGTCACTAGGTATCGGCAAAGGTGCGGAAATTACGATTTCTGCTGAAGGAAGCGATGAAAATGATGCATTAAACACACTTGCTGAAACGTTGAACAGAGAAGGATTAGCAGAATAA